The Nothobranchius furzeri strain GRZ-AD chromosome 6, NfurGRZ-RIMD1, whole genome shotgun sequence genome includes a region encoding these proteins:
- the abl1 gene encoding tyrosine-protein kinase ABL1 isoform X1, which produces MGQQPGKFAGDQRRPSLPAFIKGGKRESSRHVSQPWNVFDRHEALQRPDFESQGLSEAARWNSKENLLAGPSENDPNLFVALYDFVASGDNTLSITKGEKLRVLCYNPNREWCEAQTKNGQGWVPSNYITPVNSLEKHSWYHGPVSRNAAEYLLSSGINGSFLVRESESSPGQRSISLRYEGRVYHYRINTASDGKLYVSSESRFNTLAELVHHHSTVQDGLITTLHYPAAKRNKPTIYGVSPNYDKWEMERTDITMKHKLGGGQYGEVYEGVWKKYNLTVAVKTLKEDTMEVEEFLKEAAVMKEIKHPNLVQLLGVCTREPPFYIITEFMTHGNLLDYLRECNREEVNAVVLLYMATQISSAMEYLEKKNFIHRDLAARNCLVGENHLVKVADFGLSRLMTGDTYTAHAGAKFPIKWTAPESLAYNTFSNKSDVWAFGVLLWEIATYGMSPYPGIDLSQVYELLQRDYRMERPEGCPEKVYELMTACWRWNPVERPTFAETHQAFETMFQESSISDEVEKELGKKGKKTTLGSTQQAPELPTKTRPFRRNTENRDRDSPDPVDPEVAVSSPMLHRKEHSMLDNNLNEDDRLMPRDKTRVSNFLSLIKKKKKSAPTPPVRSSSFRDDFHTDRRVVTPDPQDNDNFNNGASLSLNDTSPSTESSKFLVAINNGAGGNANYPGTSYSRKKAASTAPGPGSKMAMTPPSEEESVSNSNRFLLPSNMSNGRGGTEWKSVTLPRDLGQRHFQSGTLGGKPALPVKRTNEQKGENTRRMGTLTPPPRLNTSSEASSSLLGKDTEPCSGPSFQALTPKVVKRPGVPGQENSRIGAEVLLTLGGVEECKARRGKHMVESSSVRGRGKFQKPKPAPPPPPTGAKTSKIARSPTQELPSPSSSPSSSPSDIKIKYLPSISDSHHTVAASDQARSPTSEGSKKAPLSSTYKPLKPSTSLTLSPSSLSQGGFSLTPNTDQNSTAFARRSLRKTAPRQSSERTPNSAVTRDMLLDGAEQLFLAISRMEDQTGSHSAVLETGKNLSKYCTSYVDSIQHMRNKFAFREANNKLETSLRELQICPSATGGSSAQQDFKKLLSSIKEITDIVQR; this is translated from the exons GAGAGAAGTTACGCGTTCTGTGTTACAACCCCAACCGTGAGTGGTGCGAGGCCCAGACCAAGAATGGCCAGGGATGGGTGCCGTCCAACTACATCACTCCGGTCAACAGCTTGGAGAAGCACAGCTGGTACCACGGACCCGTGTCGCGCAACGCCGCAGAGTACCTGCTCAGCTCCGGCATCAACGGAAGCTTTCTGGTCCGAGAGAGCGAGAGCAGCCCCGGACAGAGGTCCATTTCTCTGCGTTATGAGGGGAGAGTGTACCATTACAGGATCAACACTGCATCAGACGGCAAG CTGTATGTCTCATCAGAGAGCCGTTTCAACACATTAGCAGAGCTGGTGCACCACCACTCCACCGTGCAGGATGGACTCATCACCACTCTGCATTACCCAGCAGCAAAACGCAACAAGCCCACCATCTATGGAGTTTCTCCCAACTATGACAAGTGGGAGATGGAGCGCACTGACATCACCATGAAGCACAAACTGGGAGGGGGCCAGTATGGGGAGGTCTACGAAGGTGTCTGGAAGAAATACAACCTCACTGTGGCTGTCAAGACACTTAAG GAAGACACAATGGAGGTGGAGGAGTTTCTCAAAGAGGCTGCTGTTATGAAAGAAATCAAACACCCTAACCTTGTGCAGCTGTTGG GTGTGTGCACACGAGAGCCGCCGTTCTACATTATTACAGAGTTCATGACCCACGGAAACCTGCTGGACTACCTAAGAGAGTGCAACAGAGAAGAGGTCAATGCCGTGGTGCTGCTGTACATGGCCACTCAGATCTCTTCTGCCATGGAGTACCTGGAGAAGAAAAACTTCATACACAG GGACTTGGCTGCCCGCAACTGTTTGGTGGGTGAAAACCACCTGGTGAAGGTTGCAGACTTTGGTCTGAGTCGCCTAATGACTGGAGATACGTACACCGCTCATGCTGGTGCCAAGTTCCCCATCAAGTGGACTGCTCCAGAGAGTTTGgcctacaacacattctctaataaATCTGATGTTTGGG CATTTGGTGTGCTGCTGTGGGAGATTGCCACCTACGGCATGTCTCCTTACCCTGGCATAGACCTGTCACAAGTCTATGAGCTGCTGCAAAGAGACTACCGCATGGAACGACCTGAAGGCTGTCCAGAGAAGGTCTACGAGCTCATGACAGCTT GTTGGAGGTGGAACCCTGTGGAACGGCCAACTTTTGCTGAAACACACCAAGCCTTTGAGACCatgttccaggaatccagcatctcTGATG AGGTTGAGAAGGAGCTGGGGAAAAAGGGGAAGAAGACAACATTAGGCTCCACCCAGCAGGCTCCAGAGCTGCCCACCAAGACCAGACCTTTCCGCAGAAACACGGAAAACAGGGACAGAGACAGTCCAG ACCCAGTGGATCCGGAGGTGGCTGTTTCCTCACCAATGCTTCATAGGAAAGAGCACTCCATGCTGGACAACAACTTGAATGAAGACGACCGCTTGATGCCCAGAGACAAGACACGTGTCAGTAATTTCCTCAGCCTcatcaagaaaaagaaaaagagtgCACCAACTCCACCTGTACGCAGCTCCTCCTTCAGAGACGACTTCCACACCGACAGGAGAGTTGTGACTCCTGatcctcaagacaatgacaatttcAACAACGGTGCATCTTTGTCACTTAATGACACATCCCCTAGCACTGAATCTTCAAAGTTTTTGGTTGCTATCAATAATGGTGCAGGAGGTAATGCTAACTACCCAGGAACTTCGTACTCCAGAAAGAAGGCAGCTTCTACAGCACCTGGTCCTGGGAGCAAGATGGCCATGACACCACCTAGTGAAGAGGAGTCCGTTTCTAATTCAAACCGGTTCCTCTTGCCTTCCAACATGTCCAATGGTCGAGGTGGTACTGAGTGGAAATCAGTCACTTTGCCACGAGATCTGGGCCAGCGCCACTTTCAGTCAGGCACTCTTGGAGGTAAACCAGCTCTCCCGGTAAAGAGGACCAATGAGCAGAAAGGAGAGAACACCCGGCGAATGGGCACCCTGACTCCTCCACCACGTCTGAACACTTCCTCAGAGGCCTCTTCTTCTCTCCTTGGAAAAGACACAGAACCCTGTTCTGGTCCCAGTTTCCAGGCATTGACACCAAAGGTGGTAAAGAGACCCGGTGTGCCCGGGCAGGAGAACTCCAGGATCGGTGCTGAAGTGTTACTCACTTTAGGAGGAGTTGAAGAGTGCAAAGCCCGCAGAGGCAAGCACATGGTAGAGTCCTCGTCTGTCAGGGGAAGAGGGAAGTTCCAGAAACCCAAACCAGCCCCACCTCCACCTCCCACTGGTGCCAAAACCAGTAAGATCGCCCGTAGCCCCACTCAAGAACTCCCCTCACCTTCGTCTTCCCCTTCGTCTTCCCCCTCAGACATCAAAATCAAGTACCTTCCTtccatttcagattcccaccacaCAGTTGCTGCTAGTGACCAAGCACGCTCGCCCACCAGTGAGGGATCCAAAAAGGCGCCCCTGAGCTCTACCTATAAACCGCTCAAACCCTCCACTTCATTGACCCTTTCTCCCTCCAGCTTGAGCCAGGGAGGCTTCTCTCTCACCCCCAACACCGATCAGAACTCAACCGCATTTGCTCGACGCTCTCTCCGCAAGACAGCGCCCCGCCAATCCTCCGAGCGCACACCAAACTCAGCCGTGACGCGTGACATGTTGCTGGATGGGGCAGAGCAGCTTTTCCTCGCCATCTCCCGCATGGAGGATCAAACTGGGAGCCACAGCGCCGTGCTGGAGACCGGCAAGAACCTGTCGAAGTACTGCACGAGCTATGTTGACTCCATTCAACATATGAGGAACAAGTTTGCTTTTCGAGAGGCCAACAACAAGCTTGAGACCAGCTTGCGTGAGCTTCAAATCTGCCCCTCTGCCACGGGGGGCTCTAGTGCTCAGCAGGACTTCAAAAAGCTGCTGTCCTCGATTAAGGAGATCACGGACATAGTTCAGAGGTA
- the abl1 gene encoding tyrosine-protein kinase ABL1 isoform X2: protein MKMLEICLKLVGCKSKKGLSSSSSCYLEEALQRPDFESQGLSEAARWNSKENLLAGPSENDPNLFVALYDFVASGDNTLSITKGEKLRVLCYNPNREWCEAQTKNGQGWVPSNYITPVNSLEKHSWYHGPVSRNAAEYLLSSGINGSFLVRESESSPGQRSISLRYEGRVYHYRINTASDGKLYVSSESRFNTLAELVHHHSTVQDGLITTLHYPAAKRNKPTIYGVSPNYDKWEMERTDITMKHKLGGGQYGEVYEGVWKKYNLTVAVKTLKEDTMEVEEFLKEAAVMKEIKHPNLVQLLGVCTREPPFYIITEFMTHGNLLDYLRECNREEVNAVVLLYMATQISSAMEYLEKKNFIHRDLAARNCLVGENHLVKVADFGLSRLMTGDTYTAHAGAKFPIKWTAPESLAYNTFSNKSDVWAFGVLLWEIATYGMSPYPGIDLSQVYELLQRDYRMERPEGCPEKVYELMTACWRWNPVERPTFAETHQAFETMFQESSISDEVEKELGKKGKKTTLGSTQQAPELPTKTRPFRRNTENRDRDSPDPVDPEVAVSSPMLHRKEHSMLDNNLNEDDRLMPRDKTRVSNFLSLIKKKKKSAPTPPVRSSSFRDDFHTDRRVVTPDPQDNDNFNNGASLSLNDTSPSTESSKFLVAINNGAGGNANYPGTSYSRKKAASTAPGPGSKMAMTPPSEEESVSNSNRFLLPSNMSNGRGGTEWKSVTLPRDLGQRHFQSGTLGGKPALPVKRTNEQKGENTRRMGTLTPPPRLNTSSEASSSLLGKDTEPCSGPSFQALTPKVVKRPGVPGQENSRIGAEVLLTLGGVEECKARRGKHMVESSSVRGRGKFQKPKPAPPPPPTGAKTSKIARSPTQELPSPSSSPSSSPSDIKIKYLPSISDSHHTVAASDQARSPTSEGSKKAPLSSTYKPLKPSTSLTLSPSSLSQGGFSLTPNTDQNSTAFARRSLRKTAPRQSSERTPNSAVTRDMLLDGAEQLFLAISRMEDQTGSHSAVLETGKNLSKYCTSYVDSIQHMRNKFAFREANNKLETSLRELQICPSATGGSSAQQDFKKLLSSIKEITDIVQR from the exons GAGAGAAGTTACGCGTTCTGTGTTACAACCCCAACCGTGAGTGGTGCGAGGCCCAGACCAAGAATGGCCAGGGATGGGTGCCGTCCAACTACATCACTCCGGTCAACAGCTTGGAGAAGCACAGCTGGTACCACGGACCCGTGTCGCGCAACGCCGCAGAGTACCTGCTCAGCTCCGGCATCAACGGAAGCTTTCTGGTCCGAGAGAGCGAGAGCAGCCCCGGACAGAGGTCCATTTCTCTGCGTTATGAGGGGAGAGTGTACCATTACAGGATCAACACTGCATCAGACGGCAAG CTGTATGTCTCATCAGAGAGCCGTTTCAACACATTAGCAGAGCTGGTGCACCACCACTCCACCGTGCAGGATGGACTCATCACCACTCTGCATTACCCAGCAGCAAAACGCAACAAGCCCACCATCTATGGAGTTTCTCCCAACTATGACAAGTGGGAGATGGAGCGCACTGACATCACCATGAAGCACAAACTGGGAGGGGGCCAGTATGGGGAGGTCTACGAAGGTGTCTGGAAGAAATACAACCTCACTGTGGCTGTCAAGACACTTAAG GAAGACACAATGGAGGTGGAGGAGTTTCTCAAAGAGGCTGCTGTTATGAAAGAAATCAAACACCCTAACCTTGTGCAGCTGTTGG GTGTGTGCACACGAGAGCCGCCGTTCTACATTATTACAGAGTTCATGACCCACGGAAACCTGCTGGACTACCTAAGAGAGTGCAACAGAGAAGAGGTCAATGCCGTGGTGCTGCTGTACATGGCCACTCAGATCTCTTCTGCCATGGAGTACCTGGAGAAGAAAAACTTCATACACAG GGACTTGGCTGCCCGCAACTGTTTGGTGGGTGAAAACCACCTGGTGAAGGTTGCAGACTTTGGTCTGAGTCGCCTAATGACTGGAGATACGTACACCGCTCATGCTGGTGCCAAGTTCCCCATCAAGTGGACTGCTCCAGAGAGTTTGgcctacaacacattctctaataaATCTGATGTTTGGG CATTTGGTGTGCTGCTGTGGGAGATTGCCACCTACGGCATGTCTCCTTACCCTGGCATAGACCTGTCACAAGTCTATGAGCTGCTGCAAAGAGACTACCGCATGGAACGACCTGAAGGCTGTCCAGAGAAGGTCTACGAGCTCATGACAGCTT GTTGGAGGTGGAACCCTGTGGAACGGCCAACTTTTGCTGAAACACACCAAGCCTTTGAGACCatgttccaggaatccagcatctcTGATG AGGTTGAGAAGGAGCTGGGGAAAAAGGGGAAGAAGACAACATTAGGCTCCACCCAGCAGGCTCCAGAGCTGCCCACCAAGACCAGACCTTTCCGCAGAAACACGGAAAACAGGGACAGAGACAGTCCAG ACCCAGTGGATCCGGAGGTGGCTGTTTCCTCACCAATGCTTCATAGGAAAGAGCACTCCATGCTGGACAACAACTTGAATGAAGACGACCGCTTGATGCCCAGAGACAAGACACGTGTCAGTAATTTCCTCAGCCTcatcaagaaaaagaaaaagagtgCACCAACTCCACCTGTACGCAGCTCCTCCTTCAGAGACGACTTCCACACCGACAGGAGAGTTGTGACTCCTGatcctcaagacaatgacaatttcAACAACGGTGCATCTTTGTCACTTAATGACACATCCCCTAGCACTGAATCTTCAAAGTTTTTGGTTGCTATCAATAATGGTGCAGGAGGTAATGCTAACTACCCAGGAACTTCGTACTCCAGAAAGAAGGCAGCTTCTACAGCACCTGGTCCTGGGAGCAAGATGGCCATGACACCACCTAGTGAAGAGGAGTCCGTTTCTAATTCAAACCGGTTCCTCTTGCCTTCCAACATGTCCAATGGTCGAGGTGGTACTGAGTGGAAATCAGTCACTTTGCCACGAGATCTGGGCCAGCGCCACTTTCAGTCAGGCACTCTTGGAGGTAAACCAGCTCTCCCGGTAAAGAGGACCAATGAGCAGAAAGGAGAGAACACCCGGCGAATGGGCACCCTGACTCCTCCACCACGTCTGAACACTTCCTCAGAGGCCTCTTCTTCTCTCCTTGGAAAAGACACAGAACCCTGTTCTGGTCCCAGTTTCCAGGCATTGACACCAAAGGTGGTAAAGAGACCCGGTGTGCCCGGGCAGGAGAACTCCAGGATCGGTGCTGAAGTGTTACTCACTTTAGGAGGAGTTGAAGAGTGCAAAGCCCGCAGAGGCAAGCACATGGTAGAGTCCTCGTCTGTCAGGGGAAGAGGGAAGTTCCAGAAACCCAAACCAGCCCCACCTCCACCTCCCACTGGTGCCAAAACCAGTAAGATCGCCCGTAGCCCCACTCAAGAACTCCCCTCACCTTCGTCTTCCCCTTCGTCTTCCCCCTCAGACATCAAAATCAAGTACCTTCCTtccatttcagattcccaccacaCAGTTGCTGCTAGTGACCAAGCACGCTCGCCCACCAGTGAGGGATCCAAAAAGGCGCCCCTGAGCTCTACCTATAAACCGCTCAAACCCTCCACTTCATTGACCCTTTCTCCCTCCAGCTTGAGCCAGGGAGGCTTCTCTCTCACCCCCAACACCGATCAGAACTCAACCGCATTTGCTCGACGCTCTCTCCGCAAGACAGCGCCCCGCCAATCCTCCGAGCGCACACCAAACTCAGCCGTGACGCGTGACATGTTGCTGGATGGGGCAGAGCAGCTTTTCCTCGCCATCTCCCGCATGGAGGATCAAACTGGGAGCCACAGCGCCGTGCTGGAGACCGGCAAGAACCTGTCGAAGTACTGCACGAGCTATGTTGACTCCATTCAACATATGAGGAACAAGTTTGCTTTTCGAGAGGCCAACAACAAGCTTGAGACCAGCTTGCGTGAGCTTCAAATCTGCCCCTCTGCCACGGGGGGCTCTAGTGCTCAGCAGGACTTCAAAAAGCTGCTGTCCTCGATTAAGGAGATCACGGACATAGTTCAGAGGTA